The genome window AGGCGGTCCAGCACCCTACGGGGCCAGTCCAGGGCCACCGCACCCCCCAAGGGGATGAGCCCGTCTTCCCCCAGGGCCCTCAGGGCCGCCCGGATCACCCCGCCATGGGTGAAGAGGACCGCGGGGGTCTTGAGGCCTTCCAGGAAGCCCAGGACCCGTTCCTGGAAGGCCTCGAGGGCCTCCCCTCCGGGGGG of Thermus tengchongensis contains these proteins:
- a CDS encoding histidine phosphatase family protein, encoding PPGGEALEAFQERVLGFLEGLKTPAVLFTHGGVIRAALRALGEDGLIPLGGAVALDWPRRVLDRLA